A portion of the Streptococcus urinalis 2285-97 genome contains these proteins:
- a CDS encoding 3-phosphoglycerate dehydrogenase family protein — protein MVFSVKTYNNINQVGLKELGNHFQIDGSLAENPDAYIIRSQNLHDVTFPPALKAIARAGAGTNNIPIASATEQGIVVFNTPGANANAVKEAVLAAILLSARDYISANQWTNQLSGQDIPKQIEAGKKQFAGNKISGKTLGVIGLGAIGARIANDAYRLGMKVYGYDPYVSIETAWNISSHVKRVADIKTIFESCDYITIHVTLTDDIKEIFNKDAFKDMTKGTTIINFARAELVDNTALFDAIETDVVKRYITDFGTEDLLNKDHVTVFPHVGGSTQEAELNCAIMATQTIKRFLETGEITNAVNFPNVHQIQTAPYRITLINKNVPNIVAKISTAVSDLGINIDNIINRSKGNFAYTLLDLDEDDFSKIEALVKQFEDSDNIVRVRLIKK, from the coding sequence ATGGTATTTAGCGTAAAAACTTATAACAATATTAATCAAGTTGGCTTAAAAGAATTAGGAAATCATTTTCAAATTGATGGCTCTTTAGCTGAAAATCCCGATGCTTATATTATACGCAGTCAAAATTTACATGATGTTACTTTCCCACCTGCATTAAAAGCAATTGCTAGAGCAGGTGCAGGAACCAATAATATTCCAATTGCGTCTGCAACTGAGCAAGGGATTGTCGTTTTTAATACACCCGGGGCGAATGCAAATGCCGTTAAAGAAGCTGTTTTAGCTGCTATTTTACTCTCGGCAAGAGATTACATTTCTGCAAATCAATGGACAAATCAATTGTCTGGTCAAGACATTCCAAAACAAATTGAAGCTGGAAAAAAACAGTTTGCAGGTAATAAAATAAGTGGAAAAACACTTGGTGTTATTGGACTTGGAGCTATCGGCGCACGTATTGCTAATGATGCTTATCGACTAGGTATGAAAGTGTATGGCTATGATCCATATGTCTCAATTGAAACAGCTTGGAATATTTCAAGTCATGTCAAACGTGTTGCGGATATAAAGACAATCTTTGAGTCATGTGATTACATTACAATTCACGTTACTTTAACAGACGATATAAAAGAAATCTTTAATAAGGATGCTTTTAAAGATATGACTAAAGGAACAACCATCATTAATTTTGCGCGTGCTGAATTAGTTGACAACACGGCATTATTTGATGCTATAGAGACTGATGTTGTCAAACGTTACATCACTGATTTTGGGACAGAAGATTTGCTCAATAAAGACCACGTTACTGTATTTCCACATGTTGGAGGTTCAACCCAAGAAGCGGAATTGAATTGTGCTATTATGGCAACTCAAACAATCAAACGCTTTTTAGAAACTGGTGAAATTACCAATGCTGTTAATTTTCCAAACGTTCATCAAATACAAACTGCGCCTTACCGAATCACATTAATCAATAAAAATGTTCCTAATATTGTAGCGAAAATATCAACAGCTGTTTCAGATTTGGGTATTAATATTGATAATATCATCAATCGTTCAAAAGGTAATTTTGCCTATACATTATTAGATTTGGATGAAGATGATTTTTCTAAAATTGAAGCTTTGGTAAAGCAATTTGAAGACAGTGATAATATTGTACGTGTTCGGTTAATCAAAAAATAA